In the genome of Ovis canadensis isolate MfBH-ARS-UI-01 breed Bighorn chromosome 21, ARS-UI_OviCan_v2, whole genome shotgun sequence, the window CAGCggcggcagagcagcctcgcgcgtgCGACCTCGGTGGCGTCAGGGACGGAAAGGAAGGCGCCGGTGCTGGGGGCGGGAGTAATTCGCTACCCAGAAGCCTCCGGGACTTGCGCTCGGCGCCCCATGAGGGCGCCTCCTAGTGACGTCACGCAGCGCCTAGCCAATGAGGACGCGGGAGACGCCATTATCCCGTCTGTCCCGCAGCCGCCACCGCAAAGGCGGAAGGCAGATCCAGGGCTGTCTTCGTGTATATAATGGGGTGACTGCCGCCCGAGACCCCTGGGGGAAGTGGAGCTGAGAGAAGAGTGAGCCTGGAGTGTAGGTTTCTCCCTTCAGGGTTCCCAGGATGCCGCGCGGCGCCTAAAGCTCCCAGCATGCAGCGCGGCCTCTGCGCGCTGGTCGCTTCTCTGCCGGAGCGGCGGACGCGGCCGGCGAACTACAAGTCCCATGGTGCACGGCTACCGGAAGCGAGGGGGCGCCGCTGCCGGCCGCACGTGGCCCGGCGCCGCGGCTGGGGTCGGGCCTGCTACGCGACGGGAGCCGGTTGTCTGGCCTGGCCCAGACGGGCGGGCGCGTCTCCCCGCGCGTTCACTCCGCGGAACCCAGCCACTGCTTTCCGCATCCCTAGTGCCACGGCGGGGGCCCCAGGGGAAGCTGGGAGGCCCTGTCACCGCCGCTCGGAGGAGCGGAGCCAGAACCGTCCACGCCCGTGTGACCCGCCCCCACCCGGTCCGTGCCCTCTCGGAAGAGACATCAGCCTCCCCGTGGACACAGCACACGTTGCTCCTTCACTCCGTGTCGGGGACCTTGCAGCAGGCTGGCCTCAGTCCTGGGGGGCGCCCAGGCCCGGTTCTGCTTCCTCAGAACTTATGTTCTAGTGCGCGGACACAGTAGTTAAACGAGGCAGTCCCAGGCTGAGGTAAAGCCTGAGCGAAGAGGGCTGAAGGATGAGTGAGCGCGAAGATCTGAGCGAGCATCAGGCCCCAGGAGTAAAGGCCTTGCTGAGGTGGCCAGAGATGGGTTCAGAGGCAGCAGGCCGCCCAGGCGGGCTCGTGTTAGGGCCCAGCCCCGATGTGATAACGCAGGCCCCACGGAAACCATCGATGAGGGTCGGGCACAGAAAAGGTTTTTGCTCAAGATCATGCAGCTGGTGAGGAAAACCATCTGGCAAGGATGGGACTGTTGCAGTAACACGGGAAAGTGGtcggttgtgatttttttttaatgttacgaTAATATACTGTAAAACCACTTTAATCATACAGTTTGGTGGCACTAGATGCGTTCACACTGACGCGACCGTCACCACGGTTTATCTGCAGAACGTTTTCCCTCTTCTTGAATTCTAAACAACACCCcatcccttccccagcccctggctcccATTTACTTTCCATTTCTATGTTGACTGTTCTAGGGATCTTACATACATGGAATCATACAGAATTTGTCCTCTTGTGCTTATTTCATTCAGTGTAATACCCTGGAAGTCCATTCACATTGTAACGTGTCAGGATTTCGTtgcttgttgctcagttgctcaatcctgtcgGACTctacacccccatggactgcagcatgccaggcttccctgtccttcactagctcccagggtttgctcaaactcatgtccattgagttgatgacccATCACTCATTACTTTTTAAGTCTGGGTGGTgttcctgcgtgtgtgtgtgtgtgtgtgtgtgtgtgtgtattctggcAGCTATGTGGAAACTGAAGGGGGAACACGAGCTGGGGAGAACACAGGCCTAGCAGGAACTGCCCGTCcaggtggggagggtggtggaaaGAGGGTAGAGAGGTGTCACTTGGGGCAGAACAGGCCGGAGCAGACGTGTATGTTCACAGGCACCTACTCTGTGAGGTGAGGAAGGACCAGTCGGGAAGGCCTTCTTGAGACAGATCTGGCTTGAAGTCCTTGACTTTGGCCTTCACCAGCTGGTGGCCTTGGGCCACATCTGATCGCTCCCATCTCCTTTTCCTCGCTGTGAGGCGCTGAGAAAGGAGGCAGTCTATggggaagtggcagcccactccagtaatcttgcctggaaaattccctggactgaggagcctggtgggctacagtccacggggtcgcagagttggacacgactgagcaacttcactatggGGAAGCccgctggggctgggggaggggggcggcgcTGGGAGGTGGCCCAGACTGTGCCCGTAAGGTAGGGTCATGGAAGGTGGGCCCTGGGCTCTACGGGGCCTGAGAGGAGGCCTTTGGGGGCTGGCTGGGGAGCTCGGTGCTGTCCTCCGGCAGGAAGTGGGCGTGCGGCAGCAGCTGCGATCAGGCCTCAGTACCCCCTACAGCCAGAGAGCGCACCGGTCCATTTTAACACGGGGCCGGGAATGCGCAACCAGAGCAGAGCGGGCCCAGGGACCGAGAGCCTCGGAAAGGTTGGGCTTTGTGGCGCGAAAAGCGGGCCTTCCCGCGGGAAGGCCGGTCGCACAGACGCACGCCGGCAGACAGGAAGCTGAGTGCGGCGGGGCGGTGTCCGGCAGAGAGCAggcggggcgggaggggcggGCGGGACCCTGAGACCCCTGCCGGCGGACCCTGCCGGCGCCAGGCGAGCTTCCCACGCGGCCGGACCCGGAAACGCGCCGCCGGGAGCGCAGGTGCCGCGCGGGCCGCGGGCGCGTCTAGGGGACGcggaggttggggtgggggtgttgcGGTGCTCTCTCTCCCAGGACACGCCCCAGGCCGTGGGGGCGGCGACTGCGCGGTGCACCGACCTCCCCTGCGGACCGAGCTGCGAGCTGGTGGCAGGGGAGTCCTCCACCAGGGGCCAGGAAGTGGGGTCCCGTTCTCAGGAACCCCCTCGCACTGCTGGACAAGACGCGGGCAGGATCACTCGCGTCCTTTCCTGGGCCACCGCCCCCACGTGGTAGATGAGAGCCAGTGCCTCGGGTTGGAGCCGAGAAATGTGAAGGTTGGAGGTGGGACTCTGGCGCCCAGCAGgcggagtggggggggggggcggcgctgGACTAGGAGTCCCTTTTCAAGTCTGTGGACTCAGGGTGTGAAGCCTCCCTCCCCCAGTCCCTCAGGCATGTCCCCAAGCCCCTCTGcactcaggtctcctgcctgCCGCCTTCCCAGCCCCGGGGAGTCCTGTTGCCCAGCCCATGTCGGTGACAGTCTGTCCAGCCTAGGCGTTGGACTCTGGACCAGCAGGCCTGGCTCCCCCCAGCCCGAGTCCCCCTTCCTCTGGCTGGGAGGACGCCCAGCCCACTCCTCCCCCTGACTCTGCAGCCTCTTCGGGCCCTGCCTGAGCAGGCCTGCCTGGCGAGCTGGGACATGTCTGGTCCCCGAGGACGGCTGTTGGGCGATGGCTgcggtggaggcggggccggTGCCCGCGACATCAGCCCCAGAAGATGCTGCGAGAGATGCCTCAGAGGCTGCGAGTGCGGGGCCGGAGGTGCCCCCGCTCCCGGCAGGGAACCGGCTGAGCCTGCACCTGCACCCCGGGGGCTGCCGCCAGCTGCTGCGCCTGTGTGCCCAGCAGGCCCCTCAGCTGCTGGAGGTGGACTTCCTGCAGCTGAGTGGCCACGAGGACCCTCAGCTGCTGGAGGCCGCCCTGGCCCGGCTGCCTTGGAGCCTGCCACGCCTCCGCTCCCTGGTCCTCAAAGGTGAGCCCCCCAAGTCCCAGCCCTGGCCCAGCCTCTCTCTAGCTCCTGCCTCTGCTTCCTGGTCGCGAAAGGTGGACTCCGGCCCCAGCCCTATTCCCTGCACAGCTCTACCCAGCTGCGTTCCTCCAAGAGGAAGCTGGCTGCGCCCGGACTCCCGGACCCAGCAGCTGCACAGTGGGGTCTCCGGGAGTCCCCAGGGTGGGTCTTTCTCCTGAGGCGGGCCACTGGCGCTGGCTCTCAGCGGAGACGAGGCTGTGCCGCTTGTGTCTGCCCACCCCACCTGCGGGTGGCTCTCTCCAGCATCTGTCTGTCTCTGCTTtgctggggctggggcagagcTCTGCGTTTCCATGTACCCGTTTCCCTGGCTGGCAGAGCTGGGCTCACCTGGGACTCTGAATTTGACGGCCACGTCTGTCTGCCTTTCCCTCATCAGGTGGGCAACATCGGGATGCCTTGGGTGCCTGCCTCCGGGGGTCACTCACCACGCTGCCTGCCAGCCTGAGCAGCCTAGCCCACTTGGCCCACCTGGATCTGAGCTTCAACAGCCTGGAGACACTGCCGGCctgcgtcccccagatgtgtggcCTGGACGCCCTCCTGCTGTCTCGTAACTGCCTCTCAGAACTGCCCGCGGCCCTGGGGACCCTCCCCGCCCTCACCTTCCTCGCCGTCACCCACAACCGCCTGCGAAcactgcccccagccctgggggccCTGTCCAGCTTGCAGCGCCTCGATCTCTCTGGGAACTTGCTGGAGGCCCTGCCCCCTGAGATCggaggcctggggagcctggccgAGCTCAATCTGGCCTCCAACCGGCTGCAGAGCCTCCCCAGCTCCCTTGGTGAGTCGCGGCCCTGGCTCCCCAGGCCCAGTGGGGAGTGCCTGTGGGCCGCTGGCTGCCCTGCCCCTCTCTGCGGCTGTCTGTCTTCTGCGGTGCCCTGTACACACGGGCCAGCCCGCCTGAGCGTCCGCCCCCCCAGCAGCCCTTGCGTGCCCCCGGCCTCCCTGGCTGGCAAGGCTCTCCACCTGCACAGGCCTCCCCGAGCTCTCTAGTCCAGCTACAGGGCGGAGactgaaagggcttcccaggaggccccAGTGCGAGCCGGCTGGCCTGGCACTCGGGGACGGGGGTGGCCGTGACAATCCTCTGCTGGCCCTAAGCCGGCGCCTCCCGCAGCGGGGCTGCGGGCCCTACGGCTCTTCATTCTGCACAGCAACCTCCTGGCGTCGGTGCCCGCCAGCCTGGCCTGCCTCCCGCTGCTCACCCGGCTTGACCTGAGGGACAACCAGCTCCGGGACGTGCCCCCTGAGCTGCTGGATGCCCCCTTCGTGCGGCTGCAAGGAAACCCCTTGGGCAGGCCCCCTCCTGACCCCCCTACCCCCTCAGGTAGGGTCgcggtggggctgggggcagacCACAGACAGGACGCAGGTGTCATCACTGGCCTAACCTCACATCTGTCCTTCCCCAGGGACACCCGTCGTCCCAGAAATGCCCAGGCTGCTGCTGACCTCAGATCTGGACAGGTGTGACgtgagggaggggctgggctggaAAAGCCTCTGTCCACCTCGGCACTCTGCCTTCGCCGAGCACCTGCCTGTGCCTCGAGGGCCTCCCACGGGTGCCCGGGGTGCCAGACTGACCTAGGGGACCCTGctatgtctgaccctgtgcgctCCTGTCTTCCCTCAGCTTTGCCGTGACCCCCCAAGGCTGCTCCGTGACCTTGGCCTGCGGCGTCCGCCTGCAGTTCCCTGCGGGGGCTGCTGCTGCCCCCGTGACCATCCGCTACCGCCTGTGGCCGCCGGAGCCGCGCCTCGTGCCCCTGGGTCCCCACGACGCTCTGCTCAGCGGGGTCCTAGAGCTGCAGCCCCACGGGGCGGCCTTCCAGCAGGCACGgccggggcagggtggggtgggtgagggCCCCGGAGAGCAGGGCCCAACGTGCCCCGGCGCTCACGCCCCCCTCGCCTGGTAGGAGGTGGGCCTGTGGCTGCTCTTCGTGCCCCCGCGGGCCCGGCGTTGCCGCGAGGTGGTGGTCAGGACGCTGAGTGGCAACAGCTGGAGCGACCTAGAGacctgcctggaggaggaggcgCCCACGGTGAGGGCGGCCTGGGCCATCGGGGAGGGCCAGCTCTGACCTGTCCCCCGCCCCAGCCCGCCGGCCCTGACCTGTGCCCCGCACCCGCGCCCACAGCCCTGCCCCGCACCCgcagccctgccccagcccgCCGCCCCTGACCCATGCCCTGCGCCCACGCCCTCTGGCCCTGACCCGCAGCCCTGCTCCAACCCGCCACCCCGGCCCCGGCCCGCTGACCCTCACCCATGCCCTGCGCCCATGCCCACGCTCCCTGCCGGCCCTGACCTTGTGTTCTGCGCCCACGCCAGCGGCTCTGGGCCCACTGCCAGGTGCCCCACTTCTCCTGGTTCCTCGTGGTTTCGCGCCCTGTGTCCGATGCCCGCCTGGTGCCGCCGGAGGGGACGCTGCTGTGCTCCTCGGGACACGCCGGGGTCAGGGTCACCTTCCCCCCGGGGGCCACCGAGGAGCCCCGGCACGTTCGCATGCAGGTGGGGGCCGGGACGCCCGCTGGGGTGGCGGAGGCGCCCGGGCACAGAAGTGACCGCAGGGGCGGCCTGTCTGCTCCAGGTGGTGCACGTGGGCAGCAGAGAGCTGCAGGCCCTGCTCGGGGAGCCCGAGGCGGCCTCCAGCCCCCTGCTCTGCCTCTCGCAGAGCAGCCCCTCGAGCTTCCTCCGGCCAGTCACTGTCCAGCTTCCTCTGCCGCCCGGCGTCACAGGTGAGGGCAGCGGTGCTGCACGGGCGGGGGCGGCGATCAGGAGGGGCGCCCCAGCCAGAGGCCTCAGCCATTGCACCCCCCAGGCCTGAGTCTGGACCGTGCCCGCCTGCACCTGCTGCATCGGGCTGCCCCCGCGGCCGCCTGGGACGACGTCACGGCGCAGGTGGCCCTGGAGCTCACGCACCTGTACGCACGCTTCCGGGTCACGCGCTTCTCCTGGTCAGTGCCCCCACCTCCTcggccccctccccacagccgCCCCCCAGCCTGCAGGGTCCCCCTCACCCCCGCGTTTCCAGGTACTGGCTCTGGTACACCACCAAGGCCTGCGTGGGGAGCCTGGCGCAGAAGGCCTGGGAGCGGCTGCGGCTGCACCGCGTGAACCTCATCGCGTTGCAGAGACGCCGGGACCCCAAGCAGGTCCTGCTGCAGTGCCTGCCCCGCAGCAAGGTGGGGGCGGCGGAGGGCCGGGGGACGGGGCAGGGGCGCAGGGCGTCGGCCTCCCAGCCAGCGGGTCTCTCGCCCCCCAGGTGGACGCCACCCTGCGGCGGCTGCTGGAGCGATACCGCGGCCCTGAGCCCTCGGACACCGTGGAGATGTTTGAGGGCGAGAAGTTCTTCGCCGCCTTCGAGAGGGGAATCGACATCGACGCAGGTGTGGCCGGGCGCCCGGGGGCGGGGCGCTGGGCCTGCGCCCCGCCCCCGCTGAGCCCCCTGTGCCCGCAGACCGCCCCGACTGCGTGGAGGGCAGGCTCTGCTTTGTCTTCTACTCCCACCTGAAGAACTTGAAGGAGGTGTACGTGACCACCGCCCTGGACCGACGGGCTCGGGCCGTGAGGGGCCAGGTGGGCCATGCAGTGGGCGCCCCGGGCTGCCCGGGCCAAAGCCAGAGCGCCGAAGCccaccttctcctcttccccaggTGTCCTTCTACCGGGGCGAGGTGCCGGAGGGAGTGCCTGAGGAGGCAGAGGCTGCCCGGCAGAAGAGGGGCCCAGCTGCCCTGTGGATGGCCACTCTGCCCATCAAGCTGCCCGTGAGGCCTGGCTGGGGAGCCCCGTGTGGAGGGGACGGGGGAGGAGCCGCCGGGGTGGGCTGGGGTGAGGCCGGGGCTCACTGCCACCTCGACCTGCCCGCAGAGATTGCGGGGATGCGAGGGCCCGACCCGGGAGCCTGGCCTCTCCCTGGCACCTCTGAACCTGGGCGACGCCGAGACTGGCTTCCTGACCCAGAGCAACCTGCTGAATGTGGCCGGGCGCCTGGGCCCTGACTGGCCAGCTGTGGCCCTGCACCTGGGCCTGCCTTACCGTGAGCTCCAGCGCATCCGGCATGAGTTCCGGTCAGTTCTGAGCCTCTCTCATCCTGCTGGCTTCCGCCCAGAGGCTGGCTGAGGTTCCGTccaggggagggagggcagggcagaCGGGCAGGAAAGGAAGGGTTTGGCTGCCCCTGGCCCAGGGAGCAAGGCCCCATGCCAGGAGGGAGAGCAAGGCCCTCGGCTCGGCGGGTGGTCTTGGCGGGCCCCCCGACTGCTCCCCTGTCCCCCCAGGGATGACCTGGATGGGCAGGTCCGCCACATGCTCTTCTCCTGGGCGGAGCGCCAGGCTGGGCAGCCGGGGGCCGCGGGGCGCCTCGTGCAGGCTCTGGAGCAGAGTGACCGGCGGGACGTGGCCGAAGAGGTGCGGGCTGTCCTGGAGCTTGGCCGCCGCAAGTACCAGGAGGGCATCCGTCACACGAGCCTGGCCCCCAGGAACCTCGCCTCGCCTGACCGGTCGCCGTCACCTTCCCCAGAGCCTGCCCAGGCTTAGACCCCGGACTTCGGGCTGGACCCTGAGGCTCCCGCTTTCAAACCTGCCCTGCGTGTGAGCAGAGTGACCCCCACCCGTGTAACACACATGCACTGCCTGGTCGCTGTCTCAGCACTGACTTTCTCGGGTGGAGAGGCCGGTGGAACGCCAGGGGCGGCCAGGTGATCTGAGGCCCGGCCCTGCTCTGCTGCAAGCGGGCCTGGGTACAGACTTCCTTCTGCACAGTTCTCGTTCCCGCTGGTCTGCGCCCACGGCCTGCACTGGGTCCTGATCTCAGGGAGGGAGTGGAGTCCCAGCTGCAAAGTAACAGCTGCTGCCCGGTGAATACAGTCGTGTGCAGGATGGCGCATCTGCCTTTTGGTTGGGGGCCCGCTTTGGCCAATTCAGTTCCCACGGCTCCTCCCTTAGGGACACTTCGTCCCAGCGCACCCCCATCCGCTGGCCCGACGGAAGTAGTCCCTGGCCGATGCACCGGCGCGAGGTCGAACGGCCAGTGAAAACCCGTGGAGACCTGGAGCGCGGGCTGGCGCCGGGCTGGGGCCTGCCGAGGGCAGTGGCCCGGGTGGCCAGGAGGGGGAGCCGGAGTCCGCGAGCCAACCGCCGGCCGGGGGCGGAGCGCGCGCGGCGCCGAGCGGACGCGCCCCCGCGCTTAGGTGCAGCCGCGCGCGCGGCGAGGCGGGGAGGCCAGCGCGGCGGCagaggcggcggcagcggcggcagaGCGCGCGGTGAGTGCCCCCCTGGCGGCTCCTTCCGCTGCGCCCACCCGAGTGCAGCCCGGCGGCGGAGTCGAGGGGCACCACGGCGGCTGTGGGAAGTGACATCTGCCCGGACGAGGCGGTTTCTGCGGGGCCCGCGCCGGCGGATGCTCGGATCCGCTGCCGCCCGAGTGTGGGAGGCCGGGCCCCGGGCGGTGCCGGGCGCGCTCCCCGCGCACACGTGTCCTCGCCGGTCGGGAGACGGAGGCCAGTCCCCAAGGAACGAGCCGGGCCGTGGGGGACCGGCACGTGGGGCCCTGCGGGACGTACGTGGACACGTGGGTGGCTGAAGTCGCCATCGCCTGGCGGGCTTCAGCGTGGCGAGCCGGGCCTCATGGGGACTCCTTCCAGCTGGACAGGGAGTTGAGCCGGGCTTCCAATCGCAGCCCTGAACCCCCACTCCGCGCCTCCTTTGTCGCCAGGTTGGCGCCCCTCCAGCCGGCGGGACTGAAAGCGCCTCTCCGGGGCAAGGGGCGGAGGGAGATGAATGGGGAGGGAAGGGCCGGTCCCAGACTCGGAGCCTCACAGCCTTTCCCTTTCCTGGGGGTGAGGGAGTACAGTGGCTTCGTGGCAGATTTTACCTCCTGGGGGGGCCTCTGAGCTGAGCTGTCCACAGCTTCGCCTGCAGCCCCAGCTGAGGACGCTGCAGGAGCCGGGGGAGACCGACCGGGAGGGCTGACAGCCCGGGGCCTGAGGCCGCGCTGGGGCTGCCGAGTCTCTATGGCAACCTGGGGTGCAAGGGGAGGGCCCTCTGAGCTGTCTCATGAGCAGGTGGTAGGAACCATCGAGTGAGGACAGGAAAAGGAGGCTTCCTGGCCCAGAGGACCCCTTGCCCGTCCTCCCCCGGCAGAGGCCCTCCCCACACTACTGGGTTCGGAAGCGTCTCCTCCATCCCAGCGCCAGGGTCGGACCCAGGGCTGACGGTCTCAGGCTGGGATCTCCAGGCGCGCCTCTATCCCGAGACAGCTGCTCCCCTTCCGGGACTCCAGCATCCAGGTGTCCCTTACACTGGGCAAGAAGTGGCGTCTGGTGGGCTCGCTCAGGTCCAAGAGGGCAGAGTGTGGACCTTGTCCCCAAGGGTCGGGGACAACAGTCGGCTGCGGCCAGTTTGCacctgggagtgggggtggggagagagggtcaGGTTGAAGTGCAGAGGTCAGGCTCTTCTCTGAGACTGGGGCACTGAGGCTTTGGGTGAGTTCGTTGGGAGGCATCTGGGCGGGTCAGAGGGTTTTGGGAATGTGGGTGGCAGCGGGTGGTCTCTGCGACCCAGCCACCCCCTGGCCTTTGCAGCAGACAAGCGTGTCTTCTCCGCTCCCGCATGAGTTTTCCCTGAAATGCACCTCCCAGAAGACACACGGTCCACAGACACAGTGGGCACAGCCCATCACCCCACGGCTCCGGATTCCCTTTTCCCCGGGCACAGAGAGAGCCCCATTCCTGGGGTCCCAGAGCCCGCCTGCTGGCCGCAGAGGAAAGCTCAGGGAACACCTCGGTGCACGGCGTCCGCGGGCCGGGGCCCCGCGAACCGGCTGCGTCGCTCGGCTGGGTTAGCCCGTCAGACCCGCTGCCTCATGGGCCGGAGGGGGCTCGGAGGCCAGCCCAGGCCTCCCAGAAGCTGTCACGCCCCCTTCTCATCCCTTCTCCCGCGGCGGCAGGGCGCCTTCTCCCGCCCAAAGTGAAAGAGAAACTCGCCCCCCCCcaggcccgccccgccccgccccgcagcCAATCCCCGCCGCCGGCGCCGCCCCCGGCCGCTGGccctccccgcccgcccgccgcccgcggGCTGGAGTCTCCAGGAGGAGCCGTGGAGGAGCCGGTCCTGCGCGCCCGGGGTGAGCGGGACcacggcgggggcggcgggctgCCG includes:
- the PIDD1 gene encoding p53-induced death domain-containing protein 1, which gives rise to MAAVEAGPVPATSAPEDAARDASEAASAGPEVPPLPAGNRLSLHLHPGGCRQLLRLCAQQAPQLLEVDFLQLSGHEDPQLLEAALARLPWSLPRLRSLVLKGGQHRDALGACLRGSLTTLPASLSSLAHLAHLDLSFNSLETLPACVPQMCGLDALLLSRNCLSELPAALGTLPALTFLAVTHNRLRTLPPALGALSSLQRLDLSGNLLEALPPEIGGLGSLAELNLASNRLQSLPSSLAGLRALRLFILHSNLLASVPASLACLPLLTRLDLRDNQLRDVPPELLDAPFVRLQGNPLGRPPPDPPTPSGTPVVPEMPRLLLTSDLDSFAVTPQGCSVTLACGVRLQFPAGAAAAPVTIRYRLWPPEPRLVPLGPHDALLSGVLELQPHGAAFQQEVGLWLLFVPPRARRCREVVVRTLSGNSWSDLETCLEEEAPTRLWAHCQVPHFSWFLVVSRPVSDARLVPPEGTLLCSSGHAGVRVTFPPGATEEPRHVRMQVVHVGSRELQALLGEPEAASSPLLCLSQSSPSSFLRPVTVQLPLPPGVTGLSLDRARLHLLHRAAPAAAWDDVTAQVALELTHLYARFRVTRFSWYWLWYTTKACVGSLAQKAWERLRLHRVNLIALQRRRDPKQVLLQCLPRSKVDATLRRLLERYRGPEPSDTVEMFEGEKFFAAFERGIDIDADRPDCVEGRLCFVFYSHLKNLKEVYVTTALDRRARAVRGQVSFYRGEVPEGVPEEAEAARQKRGPAALWMATLPIKLPRLRGCEGPTREPGLSLAPLNLGDAETGFLTQSNLLNVAGRLGPDWPAVALHLGLPYRELQRIRHEFRDDLDGQVRHMLFSWAERQAGQPGAAGRLVQALEQSDRRDVAEEVRAVLELGRRKYQEGIRHTSLAPRNLASPDRSPSPSPEPAQA